Proteins encoded within one genomic window of Agelaius phoeniceus isolate bAgePho1 chromosome Z, bAgePho1.hap1, whole genome shotgun sequence:
- the LOC129133234 gene encoding killer cell lectin-like receptor subfamily G member 1 — MEEGVMYADLRFPPTPAPQQRVRLPWCWAALSLGLLSLTLLLAQIILVSLSFHYLVQQQTSCTDGLWRIEESSSYGKQTLGGQCQFCPDGWLWDAGQCYYFSSARKSWEQSREDCCSRGAQLVTIQANSTLAFLVRTANMDAFHVGLKQDGFRSDWKWLDGTTLEWIFPVQRYTRSFQACGRVSGLGLLGGACTDALRWVCKQSAATMQWLQSSPPAFLWGNTTYSCVRP, encoded by the exons ATGGAAGAGGGTGTCATGTATGCCGACCTGCGCTTTCCCCCCACACCAG CCCCTCAGCAGCGAGTGCGCCTGCCCTGGTGCTGGGCAGCCCTCAGCCTGGGTCTCCTCTCCCTGACGCTCCTACTGGCACAGATCATCCTTGTCAGCCTGAGTTTCCACT atTTAGTGCAACAACAAACAAGCTGCACAGACGGTCTCTGGAGAATAGAGGAGAGCTCCAGCTATGGGAAACAGACACTGGGAG ggcagtgccagtTTTGCCCGGATGGCTGGCTCTGGGATGCAGGGCAGTGCTACTACTTCTCCTCTGCCAGaaagagctgggagcagagcagagaggactgctgctccagaggggcACAGCTGGTCACCATCCAAGCCAACAGCACCCTG GCGTTCCTGGTGCGCACAGCTAACATGGACGCCTTCCATGTGGGGCTGAAGCAGGATGGCTTCAGGTCTGACTGGAAGTGGCTGGATGGCACCACACTGGAATG GATCTTCCCAGTGCAGCGCTACACCAGGTCCTTCCAGGCCTGTGGCAGGGTGTCAGGCTTGGGCCTTTTAGGTGGTGCGTGCACAGATGCCCTCAGATGGGTCTGCAAGCAGAGTGCAGCCACCATGCAGTGGCTCCAGTCCTCgcctcctgccttcctctggGGAAACACCACCTACAGCTGTGTGAGGCCCTGA